A single region of the Changchengzhania lutea genome encodes:
- a CDS encoding ABC transporter ATP-binding protein, with amino-acid sequence MQLSNEVVLRPRFQIKIPKNNASVLKDFDSVKMDQSDFVITRIDDHVFIKFPKKKQHFWSPKLHLEINEVDEETSLLYGLFGPSPTVWTLFMFLHFMVAGLFIAAGIWAYTNWRLEHSYAIQVSLMLFMIIIWFALYFGGRIGKASSKHEMHELNNFMNTVLNKSTH; translated from the coding sequence ATGCAGCTATCTAATGAGGTCGTTTTGAGACCGCGGTTTCAAATTAAAATCCCCAAAAACAATGCCTCTGTGTTGAAGGATTTTGATAGCGTGAAAATGGATCAATCTGATTTTGTAATTACAAGAATAGATGACCATGTTTTTATAAAATTTCCAAAAAAGAAACAGCACTTTTGGTCCCCGAAATTACATTTAGAAATTAATGAAGTTGATGAAGAAACAAGTTTACTTTATGGTTTATTTGGCCCCAGTCCAACCGTTTGGACACTTTTTATGTTTCTTCATTTTATGGTGGCAGGTTTGTTTATTGCCGCAGGCATTTGGGCATATACCAATTGGAGGTTAGAACATAGTTATGCTATCCAAGTTAGTCTCATGTTATTTATGATTATTATTTGGTTCGCATTATATTTTGGAGGACGCATAGGGAAAGCTTCAAGCAAGCACGAGATGCATGAATTGAATAATTTTATGAATACGGTTTTAAATAAATCCACTCATTAA
- the era gene encoding GTPase Era, whose protein sequence is MHKAGFVNIIGNPNVGKSTLMNAFIGEKLSIITSKAQTTRHRILGIVNGEDFQVLFSDTPGIIKPAYELQESMMGFVKSAFEDADILLYMVEIGEQNLKDEAFFKKIKASKIPVLLLLNKIDKSNQEQLESQVALWSEKVPNAEIFPISALEGFNVTEVFNRIIELLPESPAFYPKDQLTDKPERFFINETIREKILIHYKKEIPYAVEIETEEFFEEEHIIRIRSVIMVERETQKGIIIGHKGSALKRVGVEARKDLEAFFGKQIHLELYVKVNKNWRSNQNQLKRFGYNK, encoded by the coding sequence ATGCACAAAGCTGGTTTTGTAAATATTATTGGGAATCCAAACGTTGGAAAGTCTACTTTAATGAATGCCTTTATTGGGGAGAAATTATCCATTATTACCTCTAAAGCGCAAACGACTCGCCATAGAATTTTGGGTATTGTAAACGGTGAAGATTTTCAAGTTTTGTTTAGTGATACACCCGGAATTATAAAACCTGCCTATGAATTGCAGGAATCTATGATGGGTTTTGTAAAATCTGCTTTTGAAGATGCAGACATCCTCCTTTACATGGTTGAAATTGGTGAGCAAAACTTAAAAGACGAAGCATTTTTTAAAAAAATAAAGGCCTCTAAAATCCCCGTTTTATTATTGTTGAATAAAATTGATAAGTCGAATCAAGAACAGTTAGAATCTCAAGTAGCCTTATGGTCTGAGAAAGTTCCAAATGCCGAAATATTCCCTATTTCAGCTTTAGAAGGGTTTAATGTGACTGAGGTGTTTAATAGAATTATAGAGTTATTACCAGAGTCGCCCGCATTTTATCCTAAAGATCAGTTAACGGATAAGCCAGAGCGTTTCTTTATAAATGAAACCATCCGGGAAAAAATTCTAATTCATTATAAAAAAGAAATTCCTTATGCCGTTGAAATTGAAACGGAGGAGTTTTTTGAAGAAGAGCATATTATCAGAATCCGTTCGGTAATTATGGTAGAACGCGAAACTCAAAAAGGGATCATCATTGGGCATAAAGGAAGCGCCTTGAAACGTGTAGGTGTAGAAGCTCGAAAAGATTTAGAGGCATTCTTTGGAAAACAAATTCACCTTGAATTGTATGTAAAAGTAAATAAGAATTGGAGAAGTAATCAAAACCAGCTGAAACGTTTTGGTTACAATAAATAA